From one Polynucleobacter sp. UK-FUSCHL-C3 genomic stretch:
- the ppc gene encoding phosphoenolpyruvate carboxylase — MARKPATRSKKQDPDSALVEDIRLLGRILGDVIREQEGVDVFNLIETIRTLSVRFHRHSDEQANKALKKLLKGLSADESVKVIRAFTYFSHLANLAEDRHQLRRQAAQERLATKQEGSIDLALERIRAAGISNQAISKTLAHSHLSPVLTAHPTEVQRKSILDAERSIAQLLQIRDQIKDRAKAFHLKKDVLCERELSDNESLMKARVIQLWQTRLLRVTKLKVVDEIENALSYYEATFLREIPKLYAQLEDRLGNQPVASFLKMGQWTGGDRDGNPNVTAETLDYALRRQADMILRHYLTEVHYLGTELSLSALLVDFPKPMQELAGRSPDTNEHRMDEPYRRALTGIYSRLAATLKTLTGGDAARHAVPPQNPYTSAHEFLEDLKIIEHSLRSHSAQALVNQRLRPLIRSVEVFGFHLATVDLRQSSDKHEEVIHELLLLANIENNYSTLNELSKQAILLQLLKEARPLRVIGANYSSHTLAELKIVSLAKELRERFGSDAIRHYIISHTETVSDLLEVMLLQKEVGLMHGTLDTKSRIDLITVPLFETIGDLRNAAPIMSDFYTLPGIANLIKRSGGEQDIMLGYSDSNKDGGIFTSNWELYCAEIALVDLFERLANSHNIQLRLFHGRGGTVGRGGGPSYEAILAQPPGTVRGQIRLTEQGEVIGSKYSNPAIGRQNLEALIAATLEATLLQPTKPASAIFLETAAQISQASMNAYRSLIYETDGFAEFFFQATPIREIAGLNIGSRPASRKASQRIEDLRAIPWGFSWGQCRLTLPGWFGFGSAVDSLLHQSSAAKQKAALALLQKMYRQWPFFRTLLSNMDMALSKADLDLAALYSELVDDVRLRKKIFTALCAEWDKTVHALTIITGEKQRLANNPILARSIRHRFPYIDPLHHIQVELVRRYRAGHTDERVQRGIHLSINGIASGLRNTG, encoded by the coding sequence TTGGCTAGGAAGCCTGCCACAAGATCTAAAAAGCAAGATCCAGATTCTGCTTTAGTTGAAGATATTCGCCTGCTAGGGCGAATCCTGGGTGATGTTATTCGGGAGCAGGAGGGGGTTGATGTTTTTAATCTGATTGAGACCATCAGAACCCTGTCGGTCCGCTTTCATCGGCATAGTGACGAGCAAGCCAATAAAGCACTCAAGAAGCTTTTAAAGGGGTTGAGCGCAGATGAGTCGGTGAAGGTGATTCGGGCCTTTACCTACTTTAGTCATCTAGCAAACCTTGCTGAGGATCGACATCAATTGCGTCGGCAAGCAGCCCAAGAGCGCCTTGCCACTAAACAAGAGGGTAGTATTGATCTTGCTCTCGAGCGAATTCGAGCAGCTGGGATTAGCAACCAAGCAATATCAAAGACCTTAGCCCATAGCCATCTTTCTCCCGTATTAACTGCACATCCAACCGAAGTACAGCGCAAGAGTATCTTGGATGCAGAGCGCAGTATTGCCCAATTACTTCAGATCCGAGATCAAATTAAAGATCGTGCCAAGGCTTTTCATCTCAAGAAAGATGTCTTGTGTGAGCGCGAGTTATCCGATAACGAGTCATTGATGAAGGCGAGGGTGATACAGCTCTGGCAAACCCGCTTATTGCGGGTTACCAAGCTTAAGGTTGTTGACGAAATCGAGAACGCGCTTAGTTACTATGAAGCTACTTTCTTGAGAGAGATTCCGAAGCTCTATGCCCAACTCGAGGATCGTTTAGGAAACCAGCCAGTTGCCTCCTTCTTAAAGATGGGGCAATGGACCGGTGGGGATCGCGATGGAAACCCCAATGTGACTGCTGAGACTTTGGACTATGCACTCAGACGTCAAGCGGATATGATCTTGCGCCATTACTTAACGGAGGTGCATTACTTAGGAACTGAGCTATCCCTATCCGCTTTATTGGTTGACTTTCCAAAGCCCATGCAAGAGTTGGCAGGACGCTCCCCCGACACCAACGAACACCGTATGGACGAACCCTATCGTCGCGCACTCACCGGAATTTACTCCCGCCTCGCCGCCACACTGAAGACTTTGACGGGTGGAGATGCGGCACGCCATGCAGTGCCACCACAAAATCCTTACACAAGCGCTCATGAGTTTTTAGAAGACCTCAAAATCATTGAGCATTCTCTTCGTTCCCATTCAGCACAGGCTCTTGTCAATCAACGCTTACGACCACTAATTCGCTCGGTGGAGGTATTTGGATTTCATTTAGCGACCGTTGATTTACGCCAAAGTTCTGATAAGCACGAAGAGGTAATCCATGAGCTTCTATTGCTAGCGAATATTGAAAACAATTACTCTACTCTGAATGAGTTATCGAAGCAGGCGATCTTGCTGCAATTGTTAAAGGAAGCTAGACCTTTGAGGGTGATTGGGGCTAATTACTCGAGCCACACCTTAGCCGAACTAAAAATAGTTTCCTTAGCCAAAGAACTCAGAGAGCGCTTTGGAAGTGATGCTATACGGCACTACATCATTAGTCACACCGAGACCGTCAGTGATCTTCTTGAGGTCATGTTGCTCCAAAAAGAAGTAGGACTCATGCACGGTACTTTAGATACAAAATCAAGGATTGATTTGATCACGGTCCCTTTGTTTGAAACCATCGGCGATCTGCGTAATGCAGCTCCCATCATGTCTGATTTTTATACCTTACCAGGCATTGCAAATTTGATAAAACGTTCGGGTGGTGAGCAAGATATCATGTTGGGCTACTCGGATAGTAATAAAGATGGCGGCATCTTTACTAGTAATTGGGAGTTGTATTGTGCTGAGATTGCACTCGTTGATCTATTTGAACGCTTAGCCAATAGCCATAATATCCAACTACGTTTATTTCATGGGCGAGGCGGTACGGTGGGTCGTGGTGGCGGGCCTAGCTATGAAGCAATTTTGGCACAACCTCCAGGAACAGTGCGTGGCCAAATCCGTTTGACCGAACAAGGGGAGGTGATTGGATCTAAATATTCCAATCCTGCCATTGGACGTCAAAACCTCGAAGCACTCATTGCCGCCACGCTTGAGGCAACACTCTTACAGCCAACCAAACCAGCAAGCGCAATATTTTTAGAGACCGCTGCACAAATCTCGCAAGCGAGTATGAATGCATACCGATCTTTGATATATGAAACGGATGGCTTTGCAGAGTTTTTCTTTCAGGCAACCCCTATTCGAGAAATTGCAGGACTTAATATTGGCTCGCGGCCAGCATCGCGCAAGGCTAGTCAGCGGATCGAGGATCTGCGTGCAATTCCATGGGGCTTTAGTTGGGGACAATGCCGCTTAACGTTGCCAGGCTGGTTTGGTTTTGGGTCTGCAGTTGATTCTTTACTGCATCAATCCAGTGCCGCTAAGCAAAAAGCTGCCTTAGCCCTGTTACAAAAGATGTATCGCCAGTGGCCATTCTTTCGCACCCTGTTATCAAATATGGATATGGCTTTATCGAAAGCAGATCTTGATTTAGCGGCGCTCTACAGTGAGCTGGTTGACGATGTGCGCTTACGCAAGAAGATTTTTACTGCGCTTTGTGCTGAATGGGATAAGACGGTGCATGCACTAACTATTATTACTGGCGAGAAGCAGCGCTTAGCTAATAATCCTATCTTGGCTCGCTCGATTCGTCACCGCTTCCCCTATATCGATCCCTTGCACCATATTCAGGTAGAGTTGGTGCGACGCTATCGCGCCGGCCATACGGATGAACGGGTCCAGCGCGGGATTCATTTATCGATTAATGGGATTGCTTCCGGACTGCGTAATACGGGATAG
- the tkt gene encoding transketolase has product MSTAQITSRELANAIRFLAIDAVEKSKSGHPGAPMGMADIAEVLWRHHLNHNPADPHWINRDRFVLSNGHGSMLIYALLHLTGYAVSIEDIKNFRQLHSITAGHPEVNITPGVETTTGPLGQGLANAVGMALAESLLAKRFNRPGHTIIDHHTYTFLGDGCLMEGISHEVCSLAGVWGLNKLICFYDDNGISIDGHVDGWFKDDTASRFKAYGWNVIGPIDGHDAQAVNAATTAAQSETAKPTLIICKTTIGLGAPNMAGTHDVHGAPLGEKEAAATREALGWKYGPFEVPAPIKTAWDAVESGKAKQAQWNEQLAKYQAAFPELAKELMRCATEKLPATWSSTKTQLFASMKAIESPTASRKSSQQTLDILVPALPELLGGSADLTGSNLTAAKTSITWHHKTDQAANYISYGVREFGMSAIMNGVALHKGFIPYGGTFAVFSDYARNAIRMSALMKQRVIYVLTHDSIGLGEDGPTHQPIEHAASLRLIPHLDLWRPCDGFETAIAWTAAIQRTDGPSALFLSRQNLPQLSKNISEADVMRGGYVLSDCEDKPDAVLIATGSEVGLAMQAQEILRTQGKSVSVVSMPCTSLFDRQDKSWQEKVLPSGIKRIAIEAGHPDPWWKYVGLDGAVVGINRFGESAPAAAVYKALGVTVEHIVELV; this is encoded by the coding sequence ATGAGCACAGCACAAATTACTAGTAGAGAGTTAGCCAATGCGATTCGTTTCTTAGCCATCGATGCGGTAGAGAAATCAAAATCGGGTCACCCCGGAGCTCCGATGGGCATGGCAGATATTGCCGAGGTGCTCTGGCGCCATCATTTAAACCATAATCCAGCAGATCCACATTGGATCAATCGTGATCGCTTTGTACTCTCTAATGGCCATGGTTCGATGTTGATCTATGCCCTGTTGCATCTGACCGGTTACGCAGTCTCGATTGAGGATATTAAAAACTTTAGGCAGTTGCATAGCATTACTGCCGGACACCCCGAGGTGAACATTACGCCAGGGGTCGAGACCACCACCGGACCATTAGGTCAGGGCCTAGCAAACGCAGTAGGCATGGCTCTTGCCGAATCGCTTCTTGCTAAACGCTTTAACCGTCCAGGACATACGATCATCGATCACCATACCTATACCTTCTTAGGCGATGGTTGCTTGATGGAGGGTATTAGTCATGAGGTTTGTTCTCTCGCGGGCGTTTGGGGGCTGAACAAATTAATTTGCTTCTACGATGACAACGGCATCTCGATTGATGGTCATGTCGATGGTTGGTTCAAAGACGATACGGCAAGTCGGTTTAAAGCCTATGGCTGGAATGTCATTGGTCCGATCGATGGGCACGATGCTCAAGCAGTAAATGCCGCCACGACCGCCGCTCAATCTGAAACCGCCAAACCGACTCTGATCATCTGTAAAACTACCATTGGTTTGGGCGCACCGAATATGGCAGGCACGCATGATGTTCATGGAGCACCCTTAGGTGAGAAAGAGGCTGCAGCAACCCGCGAAGCTTTGGGTTGGAAGTATGGTCCCTTTGAGGTCCCTGCGCCGATTAAGACTGCTTGGGACGCAGTAGAGAGCGGTAAAGCAAAACAGGCCCAATGGAATGAGCAATTAGCAAAGTATCAAGCGGCATTCCCAGAGCTAGCCAAAGAGCTGATGCGTTGCGCTACTGAAAAGCTACCAGCGACTTGGTCATCCACCAAGACTCAATTGTTTGCCAGCATGAAGGCAATAGAATCACCAACCGCCAGTCGTAAATCCTCTCAACAAACTTTAGATATCCTGGTGCCCGCATTACCAGAACTCCTTGGTGGGTCAGCAGACCTTACCGGTTCAAACCTCACGGCTGCGAAGACCAGCATTACCTGGCATCACAAGACCGATCAAGCTGCAAACTACATTTCTTATGGAGTGCGTGAGTTTGGTATGAGCGCCATCATGAACGGGGTGGCATTGCATAAAGGATTTATTCCCTATGGCGGCACCTTTGCGGTGTTCTCCGACTATGCGCGCAATGCGATTCGCATGAGTGCTCTCATGAAGCAACGCGTTATTTATGTTTTAACCCATGACTCGATTGGTCTGGGTGAAGATGGCCCCACCCATCAACCGATTGAGCATGCGGCGAGTTTGCGTCTCATTCCTCATCTCGATTTGTGGCGTCCTTGCGATGGCTTTGAAACTGCGATTGCTTGGACTGCTGCGATTCAGCGCACCGATGGGCCGAGTGCTTTGTTCTTGTCTCGACAAAACTTGCCACAACTCAGTAAGAACATCAGTGAAGCCGATGTGATGCGAGGGGGCTATGTCTTGTCGGATTGTGAGGACAAACCGGATGCGGTCTTAATCGCAACGGGGTCTGAAGTTGGCCTAGCTATGCAAGCGCAAGAAATTCTGCGTACTCAAGGAAAGTCCGTGAGCGTGGTTTCCATGCCATGCACTTCTCTATTTGATCGCCAAGATAAAAGCTGGCAAGAAAAGGTGTTACCAAGCGGCATCAAACGGATTGCGATCGAAGCGGGTCACCCCGACCCGTGGTGGAAGTATGTTGGTTTAGATGGCGCCGTTGTGGGTATTAATCGTTTCGGTGAGTCTGCTCCAGCCGCCGCAGTATACAAAGCATTGGGTGTGACGGTTGAGCACATTGTGGAACTCGTATAA
- a CDS encoding 3-hydroxyacyl-CoA dehydrogenase NAD-binding domain-containing protein — protein sequence MNYVAVIGTGTMAAGIAAGFIEAGLAVTILGRSADKAKACLDVAIGLVQAEGNAKHRCGLIDQWNDWDDCIWVVETIAEDLALKQALFRSLDERVPAHIPIGSNSSAYPISKIAEGLKTAERMMGAHYFMPAEVVPLVEIVMGEKTELAHAQHVCELYKSVNKKPVLVKKDIPGFLANRIQHALMREALHLIDAGIASPEDVDDAVRYSFGFRYAAVGPITQKELSGWDVSCHSAKEIYPTLCNSNAIPQSILDMVIAGKSGVKTMQGYWQWSPEKVKALKAIYSKRLKAAFAVLKMES from the coding sequence ATGAATTATGTTGCGGTAATTGGCACGGGCACAATGGCCGCAGGAATTGCTGCCGGCTTCATCGAAGCAGGTCTCGCTGTCACGATTTTGGGGCGATCTGCGGATAAGGCCAAAGCCTGTTTAGATGTTGCCATCGGCTTAGTACAAGCCGAAGGGAATGCTAAGCACCGTTGTGGACTGATTGATCAATGGAATGACTGGGACGATTGCATCTGGGTGGTAGAAACCATTGCCGAGGATCTTGCATTAAAGCAAGCACTCTTTCGGTCACTCGATGAGCGTGTCCCAGCACATATTCCAATTGGGAGCAATAGCTCTGCCTATCCAATTAGCAAGATAGCTGAAGGCCTAAAGACGGCAGAGCGCATGATGGGCGCTCACTACTTTATGCCTGCAGAAGTTGTGCCCTTGGTAGAGATTGTGATGGGTGAAAAAACAGAACTCGCGCACGCTCAACATGTCTGTGAGCTCTATAAGTCGGTCAATAAGAAACCGGTTCTTGTTAAGAAAGATATTCCTGGATTTTTAGCCAATCGGATACAGCATGCATTGATGCGCGAAGCCTTACATCTAATCGATGCAGGAATTGCGTCACCCGAAGATGTTGATGACGCCGTGCGCTACAGCTTTGGCTTTCGCTACGCCGCCGTTGGCCCCATTACTCAGAAGGAGTTATCCGGTTGGGACGTCAGCTGTCATTCGGCGAAGGAGATTTACCCCACCCTATGTAACAGTAACGCAATACCTCAATCCATCTTGGATATGGTGATAGCAGGTAAATCTGGTGTCAAGACGATGCAGGGGTATTGGCAATGGTCCCCAGAAAAGGTAAAGGCGCTTAAAGCAATTTACTCTAAGCGTCTAAAAGCTGCGTTTGCAGTTCTTAAAATGGAATCGTAA
- the gap gene encoding type I glyceraldehyde-3-phosphate dehydrogenase codes for MTIRVAINGYGRIGRMVLRALYEEAMQNKKRDIKIVAINAMGDIDINAHLTQYDSAHGRFPGTVTVDGEYMVVNGDRIRMYSTRNPLETPWGKEGVDLVLECSGKFTSKEKAMVHIQQGAKKVLISAPGDKDVDATIVYGVNEKVLRPSDVVVSNASCTTNCLAPLVKPLLEKIGIESGLMTTIHAFTNDQVLTDVYHSDKRRARSAVSSMIPTKTGAAKAIGLVLPELAGRFDGFAMRVPTINVSVVDLTFVAKRSTSVDEINNILKSASESELKGILGFNTLPLVSIDFNHDPRASIYDASQTRVSADGKLVKVLSWYDNEWGYSVQMLNAAEALMAV; via the coding sequence ATGACCATCCGAGTTGCAATTAATGGCTATGGCCGAATCGGACGCATGGTGTTGCGGGCGCTGTATGAAGAGGCAATGCAAAACAAGAAGCGTGATATCAAAATTGTGGCGATTAATGCCATGGGAGATATCGATATCAATGCCCACCTTACGCAATACGACTCTGCTCACGGGCGTTTTCCTGGAACCGTCACCGTCGATGGTGAGTACATGGTGGTCAATGGTGATCGTATTCGTATGTACTCGACCCGTAATCCCTTGGAGACCCCATGGGGCAAAGAGGGCGTTGATCTTGTTCTGGAGTGCTCCGGTAAATTTACGTCTAAAGAAAAGGCAATGGTGCATATTCAGCAGGGGGCTAAGAAGGTCTTAATCTCTGCCCCTGGTGACAAAGATGTCGATGCCACCATTGTGTATGGTGTCAACGAGAAGGTTCTGAGGCCAAGCGATGTCGTGGTTTCTAATGCAAGCTGTACCACGAACTGCTTAGCTCCATTGGTCAAGCCGCTTTTGGAGAAGATTGGTATTGAATCAGGCCTCATGACCACCATTCATGCTTTTACCAATGATCAGGTCTTAACTGATGTCTATCACAGCGATAAGCGCCGCGCTCGCTCGGCAGTAAGCAGCATGATTCCTACCAAAACGGGTGCCGCTAAAGCCATAGGCTTGGTGCTGCCGGAACTAGCAGGACGTTTTGATGGTTTTGCGATGCGCGTTCCCACTATTAATGTCTCGGTCGTTGATCTGACATTTGTTGCTAAGCGCTCTACCTCGGTCGACGAGATAAATAACATTCTTAAGAGCGCTAGTGAGAGCGAATTAAAAGGCATCCTTGGATTTAATACTTTGCCACTGGTCTCGATTGACTTTAATCATGATCCTCGCGCCAGTATCTATGACGCTTCACAAACCCGCGTTTCTGCCGATGGTAAGTTGGTGAAGGTCTTGTCCTGGTATGACAACGAGTGGGGCTACTCGGTGCAGATGCTCAATGCAGCCGAAGCTTTAATGGCGGTATAA
- a CDS encoding alanine--glyoxylate aminotransferase family protein: MPGLLPNVDPDGLLEFSVVYTDRSLNHMSAEFKKVITDISAILKDVYKAHSTVVIPGSGTYGMEAVARQFAPGKKCLIIRNGWFSYRWTQIFDLEKFTKDIHIIKGRQQEVSAQGPYAPPPIEEVVAFIKKEKPEVVFAPHVETSAGIILPPEYLRAIGDAVESVDGLFVLDCIASGAMWVDMKASKVDVLISAPQKGWSSSPCCALIGMSERARQKIEHTQSNSFSLDLKKWLQIMETYEKGAHVYHTTMPTDALKILRNAMKETQSHGFDYLMQQQILLGSKVRALMVSKGFPSVAAAGYQAPCVVVSYTTDPDMQSGKKFIDVGLQTAAGVPLQVGESAEFRTFRLGLFGLEKLLHIERAISHLETAMNKITAK, from the coding sequence ATGCCAGGCTTGCTTCCCAATGTAGACCCTGATGGTTTACTTGAATTCTCGGTGGTATACACCGACCGCTCCCTCAACCACATGTCTGCTGAGTTTAAGAAGGTTATTACTGACATCTCAGCAATCTTGAAGGATGTCTATAAGGCTCATTCCACAGTGGTTATCCCTGGGAGTGGTACTTATGGCATGGAGGCAGTTGCACGCCAGTTTGCACCTGGTAAAAAATGCTTAATTATTCGGAATGGTTGGTTTAGTTATCGCTGGACCCAAATTTTTGATCTTGAGAAATTTACGAAAGACATTCACATTATTAAAGGGCGTCAGCAAGAGGTCAGCGCACAAGGGCCATATGCACCTCCTCCGATTGAAGAAGTAGTTGCATTTATTAAGAAAGAGAAACCAGAGGTTGTTTTTGCTCCCCATGTAGAGACCTCCGCCGGCATTATTCTGCCCCCTGAATATCTGCGCGCTATTGGCGATGCAGTTGAGTCAGTAGACGGCTTATTTGTGCTCGACTGTATTGCCTCCGGTGCAATGTGGGTGGATATGAAGGCGAGCAAAGTCGATGTTCTGATTAGTGCTCCACAAAAGGGTTGGAGTAGCTCCCCTTGCTGTGCCCTGATTGGTATGAGTGAGCGTGCCCGCCAAAAGATCGAACACACTCAAAGCAATAGCTTCTCGCTTGATCTCAAGAAGTGGTTACAGATTATGGAGACCTATGAGAAGGGCGCGCATGTGTATCACACCACTATGCCAACCGACGCATTGAAGATCCTACGGAACGCCATGAAAGAGACCCAGTCGCACGGCTTTGATTATTTAATGCAACAGCAGATTCTGTTGGGTTCCAAAGTAAGGGCATTAATGGTCTCTAAGGGATTTCCTAGCGTGGCCGCTGCCGGTTATCAGGCGCCATGTGTAGTGGTAAGTTACACCACTGACCCAGACATGCAATCTGGTAAAAAGTTTATCGATGTTGGCTTACAAACGGCTGCGGGGGTACCATTGCAGGTGGGTGAAAGCGCTGAGTTCCGCACATTCCGTCTCGGTCTATTTGGTCTAGAGAAACTCTTGCATATCGAGCGAGCCATTAGTCATCTTGAAACGGCCATGAATAAAATTACTGCGAAGTAA
- the yjgA gene encoding ribosome biogenesis factor YjgA: MSKVDQIDPDEDAGPSKSELKRQMSERQKLAETLAGFSSESLKTVPIEDGLRSALLETAKIKTFGGIRRHKQYLGKLMRLLTDDEIQGIKKQIEIIEGPGRVETAHLHRLERLRERLLSNDEVLTELIAQHPGLDVQNLRTLIRNARKEKESNKPPKAYREIFQVLRELDTQSP, from the coding sequence ATGAGTAAAGTTGATCAAATCGATCCCGATGAAGATGCGGGACCAAGTAAGTCAGAGCTCAAGCGCCAAATGAGCGAGCGCCAAAAGTTAGCCGAGACCCTGGCTGGCTTTAGCTCAGAATCACTTAAAACAGTTCCAATCGAAGATGGTTTGCGAAGCGCTCTCTTGGAGACTGCCAAGATAAAGACCTTTGGTGGGATTCGTCGTCATAAGCAGTACTTAGGAAAACTGATGCGCTTGCTAACGGATGATGAGATCCAGGGTATAAAAAAACAGATTGAGATTATTGAGGGACCTGGACGAGTAGAAACTGCTCATTTGCACCGCTTAGAGCGTCTACGAGAGCGCTTACTTAGTAATGACGAAGTGCTTACCGAATTGATTGCTCAGCATCCAGGCTTGGATGTGCAAAATCTGAGAACCTTGATTCGCAATGCACGCAAAGAGAAAGAATCGAACAAGCCTCCGAAGGCCTATCGGGAGATATTCCAAGTATTACGGGAACTGGATACCCAAAGCCCATGA
- the fba gene encoding class II fructose-bisphosphate aldolase (catalyzes the reversible aldol condensation of dihydroxyacetonephosphate and glyceraldehyde 3-phosphate in the Calvin cycle, glycolysis, and/or gluconeogenesis), producing MALISLRQLLDHAAEHQYGLPAFNVNNMEQIHAIMQAADQLDSPVILQASAGARKYAGEPFLRMLVEAAVEQYPHIPICMHQDHGASPAVCQASIRSGFSSVMMDGSLKEDAKTPADFAYNVDVTRRVVNMAHAVGVSVEGELGCLGSLETGQAGDEDGSGAEGVLDHSQLLTDPDEAADFVAKTQVDALAIAIGTSHGAYKFTRPPTGDILAIDRIKAINQRIPNTHLVMHGSSSVPQEWLEIIRHNGGKIKETYGVPVEEIVEGIKHGVRKINIDTDIRLAMTGAIRQFFTQHPEEFDPRAFLKVATAAAKGICEARFKSFGCAGQASKIKVIPLEKMATRYAKGELKAVIQ from the coding sequence ATGGCATTAATTTCGTTAAGACAGTTACTGGATCACGCAGCAGAGCATCAGTATGGCCTGCCAGCATTTAATGTCAATAATATGGAGCAGATCCATGCCATCATGCAGGCAGCGGATCAGTTAGATAGCCCTGTGATTTTGCAAGCTTCTGCCGGCGCACGTAAATATGCAGGAGAACCTTTTTTGCGGATGCTAGTAGAGGCAGCAGTGGAGCAATACCCGCACATTCCAATTTGTATGCACCAAGATCATGGTGCTTCACCAGCGGTTTGCCAAGCATCGATTCGTAGTGGTTTCTCGAGTGTAATGATGGACGGTTCTCTAAAAGAGGATGCTAAAACGCCTGCGGACTTTGCCTATAACGTTGATGTGACCCGTCGAGTGGTTAATATGGCCCATGCTGTTGGTGTATCCGTTGAGGGCGAGTTGGGTTGCCTTGGGTCACTTGAAACCGGCCAAGCAGGCGATGAGGACGGCAGTGGTGCTGAAGGAGTCTTGGATCACTCGCAACTATTAACCGATCCAGACGAGGCCGCTGACTTCGTGGCCAAGACCCAGGTCGATGCTTTAGCCATCGCAATCGGTACCAGTCATGGTGCTTATAAGTTCACCCGCCCACCAACAGGCGATATCTTAGCGATTGATCGTATTAAAGCTATTAATCAACGTATCCCGAATACGCATTTGGTTATGCACGGCTCCTCGAGTGTTCCTCAAGAGTGGCTTGAGATTATTCGGCACAACGGTGGCAAGATTAAAGAGACCTATGGCGTCCCGGTCGAAGAAATCGTGGAAGGCATCAAACATGGTGTGCGCAAAATTAATATTGATACCGATATTCGTTTGGCAATGACCGGTGCGATCCGTCAGTTCTTTACCCAACACCCCGAAGAGTTTGATCCTCGTGCATTCTTAAAGGTTGCTACGGCAGCTGCCAAAGGGATTTGTGAAGCGCGCTTTAAGTCTTTTGGCTGTGCTGGTCAAGCAAGCAAGATTAAGGTAATCCCCTTGGAAAAGATGGCAACACGCTATGCTAAAGGTGAACTCAAGGCAGTGATTCAGTAA
- a CDS encoding aminotransferase class V-fold PLP-dependent enzyme: MLKLDQHPSGRHFLHIPGPSPVPARVLRAISYQTIDHRGPEFGELGLKLLSGMQTIFKTKHPVIIYPSSGTGAWEGALVNTLSAGDLVLMYETGHFATLWNKLAIRLGIKTEFVGMPGAEGWRHGVDAAKIEERLKADTNHQIKAVCVVHNETSTGVTSNIAAVRKAIDAAKHPALLMVDTISGLASADYRHDEWGVDVTVSGSQKGLMLPPGIGFNAISPKAIEASKKATLPKAYWAWDEILESNKTGYWPSTPATNLLYGLHEAIDMILAEGLDNVFARHQHLAKACRAAVEAWGLEVQCKDPAVYSPVLTGVRTPQGVDADALRKVIFERYNLSLGTGLGKAKGQLFRIGHLGDCNELSLLAAISGCEMGMNRFGIKLKGSGVLAAQEVLQ, from the coding sequence ATGCTAAAACTGGACCAACATCCCTCAGGTAGACATTTCTTACATATCCCCGGCCCAAGCCCTGTGCCGGCTAGAGTGCTACGAGCCATTAGCTATCAAACTATCGATCATCGCGGCCCTGAGTTTGGTGAGCTAGGCCTTAAATTGTTATCGGGTATGCAAACCATTTTTAAGACCAAGCATCCGGTCATCATTTATCCAAGTTCAGGAACGGGCGCATGGGAAGGTGCTTTAGTGAACACCTTATCGGCTGGTGATTTGGTCTTGATGTATGAGACCGGTCACTTTGCTACTTTGTGGAATAAGCTGGCGATCCGTTTAGGAATCAAAACAGAGTTTGTTGGTATGCCTGGTGCAGAAGGTTGGCGTCATGGAGTCGATGCGGCCAAGATCGAAGAGCGCCTCAAGGCAGATACCAATCATCAAATTAAAGCGGTCTGTGTTGTTCATAATGAGACCTCGACCGGAGTCACTTCCAATATCGCTGCAGTTCGTAAAGCCATCGATGCAGCAAAGCATCCAGCCTTATTGATGGTAGATACGATCTCAGGATTGGCGTCTGCTGACTATCGCCACGATGAGTGGGGCGTTGACGTTACAGTGAGCGGTTCTCAAAAAGGCTTAATGCTGCCACCGGGTATCGGCTTTAATGCAATTTCACCTAAAGCAATTGAGGCCAGCAAGAAGGCGACATTGCCCAAGGCCTATTGGGCATGGGATGAGATCCTCGAATCTAATAAGACCGGCTATTGGCCATCAACCCCAGCAACTAACTTGCTATATGGTTTGCATGAAGCGATTGATATGATTTTGGCAGAAGGTTTAGATAATGTATTTGCGCGTCATCAGCATTTAGCAAAAGCATGTCGTGCTGCTGTTGAGGCGTGGGGTCTGGAAGTGCAGTGCAAAGATCCTGCCGTTTATTCCCCAGTACTAACTGGGGTGAGAACTCCACAGGGTGTTGATGCTGATGCTCTACGTAAAGTGATATTCGAGCGCTACAACTTATCCCTTGGTACAGGTCTTGGTAAAGCAAAAGGACAGCTATTTCGGATTGGTCATTTGGGTGATTGCAATGAGCTATCGCTGCTTGCAGCCATTAGCGGTTGTGAGATGGGTATGAACCGCTTTGGCATCAAGCTCAAGGGTAGTGGTGTATTGGCTGCGCAAGAAGTTTTACAGTAA